DNA sequence from the Oryza brachyantha chromosome 5, ObraRS2, whole genome shotgun sequence genome:
ACACTTGCCAATGatgcatgaaaaataaactgcacCAAGTTAACATAACACAAAGTCACAAACGGGCGTTTTAGGCTAAGTTAGATTAGTTGTTTCACGCTTTCACCTCAAACGTGACACCAACGTTCAGCGCTACAGCAAAAACCTAGCACGCTTAGAGAGGAACAGTACGCTTACTTGCCAACGACGTGCTTCTCATATAAGGCGACGATGTCTTTCTTGTTGGGATTCTTCAATTGCAGGAGTTGAGCACCAAACCCATGCTTAGTGAGCTCCTGCTTCAGTTTCAGCACAGTGAATTTTGTGTAGTCTTCAGTTTCCGTTTCCTGCGCTTGCTGGCTCCCGTTGTTGGTGTCTTCTCCTACAAATACTGACCCACCGTCCTCGGTGTGATTGCTCTTAAACGGGCTCGTTGTGCTTTTTGATCTTTTCCTTCGCCTGCCGGTGTTTTCATCATCGATATCCATATCATGGACAGACTCAGTACCTTCGCCCCTCAAGCGCCTTGCATGTGAGGCCTTGAGCTTGCTGTCAAGTGCAGTTTCATTGAACCGAACAGATGTCAGCTCTTGTTGGAGCATATCCAACTTGCTTTGAGTTGCTTGCAGCTGCAATGACAGGGCTTCAGCTCTCCTATTGGCTTCAGCGCAGGCTTCACGTTCTGTTGCCAGTAGACTCTCAAGCACTTGAACTGTGCTGGATCTTTGCTGATTGCTCCGTTGCATCATCTCCTCAATTTCCTTTTCCCGCTCGTCAACCCTTTGTTCGAGCAATGCAACCTTAGATACAGCGTCCTTCTCAGACTTATCAAGTCGCTCAATTTCTTCCAGCATCTTATTCTTCTCTCTATCTAGACTCTCAACCTGTCTCTCCATTCTTTCTATTAACGCAAGTCTCTCCATTGCTAGCCTCTGCGCTTCACCCTTATCCTTCTGAGAAGCAACAGCTTCAGCACGAGCTACATCAGCCAATTCCGTTGCTCGTTTAGCCTCCCTTTCAGCTTCCTTGCACCTCCTGTCTGCCTCATCAAACCTCTTGCACTCTGTTAGATACTTCTCCTGAAGATGGTTTTTTTCCTGTTCCAAGATCTTTACTTCCTTCTCACGTGACAGAGCTTCGGTTCTAATAGACTCCAAACTAACAGTCAGTGATCTGATCTCTTCTTTCAAAGCCAGAGAATCTGATTCATGGTTCTTCAACTTTGACTCAGTGGCCTGCATTTGGACATTACAGAAATGAAGGACATTTCACAATTCACAAAGGGGAGATAATGAGAGGAGTAAGCTACTATACCTCAAGTCTTGAGATCAAATTCGTGGCATGGATTTCAGTTTGGTTAATTTTTGTGTTTAATCTTGAGATTTCTTCCTCCTGTTACAACACCACAAGAAAATGTAAGGTGCTAAACACCCCAGACATTTAAAAGCAAGTCAAGACTCTAAGAGAGAGGATTACCTTCTCAGATAGTTGGCTAGCAAGTTCCGCCCTTAAAGCATCTTCCCTTTCTTGCACTTTCTTATTAGTGCGTTCCTGTGCCACAGCAGCTCTTTGCAGAGCTGTTTTAGCCTCACCTACAGCAACTTCATATTTCCGTTTCCACTCCGATGCCTCTTCTTGAGCAGACTCAGCCTGTTCTCGTACAGCTGATAATCTGCCCTCACTGATATTTACCCTGGATTCCAGAGAAGCAATTTGGGACTTTAACTTACTGTCATCTGCCTTGTGCTGTAACAGATTATGGTCATATTTGGTCTTCCAATCAACAGATTCCCGTTTAGCATTTTCAAGAGAAGAAGACAAGCTCACACATCGTTCCTCCAACTTGCTACTCTTGGTCTGAAGTTCAGCAATACGTCCGGAGTAATCCTTCGAAATTTTCTGCTTATCATTTATAGATTCCTCATAGCGCCTTAGGTACTCAGCCCTATGCCCCTCACTTGCTTCAAGCTGCTTCCTGAGTAGTGCCAACTTATCATCATTTGAACTGCATTTCAATCTCAGGGAATTCCTTTCAGCATCTATATGCTCTATCTGTCTTCTAAAAAGATCAAGCACAGGGCCCGCCAAACTGCAGTTATCATTCCACAGATAAGATTTTTAGCAAGTCAAAGCAAGAGTGAAGGAAAGAGGTTCTAGCTGTGCAAATTACCCACGTTAACGCTAGGCATCATGCAAGATCATGATATCAAAACTAAATACACTAAGAAAAGGAGGTACATACCACTGGTGCAAAAATGTAGCTAACATTTTCCATTTCCCTGGACCATAAGATATTGACTCATACTCTGTAAGCAGGCCATCGAGGAGCtggaacaaaaaatatatatattcacatcATCACGAGTTTCTCATTTAGTGTGACTTAAAATAAAAGACGACATGACAACTCTTTACAAGTGAACTGATATTCATCTTACCCTGACTATGTCATCCAACTTTGCATCAGGACGGTTGCATGCTGTCCGTATCTTTGACTCCATGCTCTGAATTCTATTCGAGCATTGCAAATCAGCCTCCAGAAAAATATTCCTTTTGTAATCCTGCATGTATGCgagtaatatttattttgaatctGCTGGCTCAAACTTAAAACACTAAATTACACCAACAATTATTAATTGCCAAATTGATTAATGAATCGTtaaggaagaaaaacaaacaatagcAGGCATGATAAAATCCAAGTAGTGGATGGGAAAAGATGAAGTCACCTCAAAGGCCTTCTTGAGAGAAGTCTGAAGAAGCTTCTCAAATTTTGAACGAGCTGACCCAGCACCAACAGCAGAAGCACTGAAGACACTAACAGCCTTTTTCAATGCATCTTCATGTGCTTCTCTCAAGGAATCCTGCAAATATCCATGAATTAGTGTCATTCTGAATAAGCTTGAATAAGATACTTCGAACAAGTCATTCATAACTGATGTCTACCTCTTCTGCTGGTTTTCTCCGGTCAAAAGAAGAATTGTAGGTATCAATGGCAGAATCATATGCCCTTCGACATTCTGCTTCCTCCACACTCTGCACAGCTAAAAACTGTTAGGCAAATTCCTCTCAAACAAACTAGATAACTTGATGGTTTCGAATAACACGAGAAACACAAGGATAATGTAACAATTTGCCGGTAGTCTTTAAAACTATAAGTGCTGTAGTAGCACAGCAAACCAGTACCATCATTTCACTATCTCTTTTATTACAACAACTTTTGCTgttcttttaagtgtttttcaGGTCAGTGTCCACAGAAAACTTAAGTCCAAGCACAGCCTGCAAAAACAACTGAAACCTCAATCTTTCTCATCCGATCTCAATTTTCCTTTCTCCGTTAAACAGTTCCTTCTCATAATACTAAGTTCATAGCTAACAGATCCTTCAAAAATTAGCAGCTACTACGAAAGAGCTCTACAACAGAAAAACTCTTTGCCTGGTTAAggttacataaaaaatattgagatGTGATAGAACCAACCATTAATCAGCAACTAGTTTGCACTTTGCATAATATATGGAAAAGATCGAGTTAAGATATATTTCTATCTATGGCTCACCTGCCATGATGAAGATATTGTAGGTACTGCACCAGTATTGATAGCATCAAGAAATGATTGTGTCAGTCCAGCAAGTACAGGGCCTGTCATGGTGCTGGCTCCAAGTTGtttaggccttgttcggtCAAAGACAAATTTCGTCAAAGCATCCAGACCAGATTTAAACTCTGGACGGAAGTTATTCAACTGAAAACAAGGAAACAAGCTAATCATGCAGCAGAAATTGCAATGAATATCACAAAAACAACAGAATTCTTAAGAAACATCAACCACAAAGCCCAACATGGTGAAGCATGGAATGCAGTTATAGCTGCATTAGATAATGCATGTAAATCATTCATTTCATAATATGTTGCTGAACAAATTCATTAAAGTTCCAAAGACAAATggcattaacttttttttctctaacagGGTACCAGTTCATGTAGTGCAAGTGCTAgtatttaccaaaaaaaaaagatacccTTGCCATATCTAACATGTTCAGGTATTGGCCAACCCATGGATGTTTCTGAAAGGTAACATGAATACATGATTATGCTGTCATCCTTTTCAAGCAAGGTGATCATGCTATTATAAATGAGATTAACTTATAActgtcatgttttttttgcaaatattgaAATCCAATCAGCACTTACTCTAATACATAGTTCAAAATTGCAGAGAGGAACATcacatttataaaatacattGACATACCAATGAACATCGCAATAGCAGCTAGTCGAAAACAGTTCGAAGGAAGTAACACATACCGGAAGTTGATCAAGGCGCTGAAGATCTTTTTCATTGTTCACAGGTCGCACAAGTGTAAAGCATTCTCGATCTGGAAAAAGAGCGCGGATGGATTCCCGTATCTTTCAGATACATTAAAAAGGATGCATCAGTATCTTtcatatatgttaaaattacTCATCAGAGAAAATGTTAGACgagataattttagaaaattgcATTGCAAGAGATTCCTGTTGCCCTACCGCATTCTTAGCAGATACATCCCTTCCTCCACCTTGAACAGGCCTCAAAGCCAGTTCAAGGTAATCTCTTGGAGTAATTTTTCTGTTGTCTTCTGTCAAATCCAAGTAAAAGTCCTATAGGAAATAAATAAGCCATTCATTCAATATCAAGAAGTGAACATTAGAATGTGCACGTGTAATCAGTTAAGATGCATGTGCCAAAGAGCTGAtttcaaaagagaaaaatctaACAGCGTACCCTCAGCAACCAAACAAAGACAGGGGCAAAGTGCCCTAGTTCAGATGCAGTGGACCTTCCACCTGAGGCCCTGACACGTATATGTTTTGTCATTTCTGTAACCAGTGAAAGGCGGTCAAGAGCAGCTTCATCTATGCCTCCCATCTGTAAGAAGCAAAAGAAGTTGAGAAAACTTCATTACCATTCTACTCTCTGATGCCTTACCAATTACAAAATTAGCAGAAAGTTCAGTCATTTGTTCAACAAAGTACCTGGTTGTATATGAACATACTCGACAACAGAACAGCTAGCGAAAATATTTGGATACTATAAGTGCCCTGCCAAAGAGGAAAGAGATAGCATGAGGTGACAAGCTGAAAGCAGAAACACAAGTATGCATTGTCAAAATTAATGGAAAAAAACAGTTCAACAGAGAAACAGGTAACAACAGAAATTCACCCAAATTACAATTAGAAAAGTATTGTCCAATGCAATGCATTGGACCTATGGTCAGCAACTCAGCTTAACAACTGatattatgtagaaaatatttctagGGAATATTATTTAAAGATTTCACTAGGAAATCAGGTCAAAACAGGAAAAGATGCATTGAAATATCGATCAAAGTAAACTCCAAAAGAACATTATCAACTACTAGAGAtgaaatgtgtataaaaagttTGCGTACAACCCACAGAGGCTGAGTCTTAACTACTCAGAAAATCATAACATGATCATGCCAAAGAGAATCTCTTGGATCATAAatctttttcttaattttggtAACTGAAATGCAACTATTCACTCCAGaaaagttgatctaattacaaaacaagcAACCTCCCAGTGTCACAGCATATGTCATTAACAACAAAAGGCAGTCAACTTTGCTAAAGATAGAAAACATACCGTTTGGTCATAAGCATCAATTCCTTCAGTATCCAACAATACAAGGTTGTATTCAGTTCCATCAATACCAGTTCTCTTCAAAGGTGCACTCCACATCCAAAGTCCCTTGGTACAAGGACGATGCGTTGGTGCAACTTGAAAACCACTGCTTCGCCCTAGAAGCTACATTTGTAGGTTGAATTTCATCATCTAATGGCGATGCATAGGAAAAAATTAGATGGCTTAATTGAATATTGAACTCCCAGATTGCCCAATCAAGACGGTACACCAGTTTTACAATTGAATATAAGAGATAACTCTAATACCAAGCAGAAAGTTCAAGTTTACATGCTAAAAACCCAAGGGCCTAAAAATGTCAGTAGATAACAACATTTGATGTGctgttttcttttgaagtcCTCACGAGAATCCCACATATTGTATGGGTAGCTTTACCCTTTAACAGTTGCACGACACATCAACCAAACCAACCGTATTACTGAACTGGGGGTACCCCCAAGGCCCCAACCCCAAAATGTTGCAGGGCTAACATAGTGAGCAATGAGCAGTGAGCAGTGCAACAAAGCAACTAAATCGAGTGCAAAATGCTTTTATTAACCGGCCAATAAGTGAACAAACCCTAGAGGCAGCCGTTCATTGAAAcgacaacaaaaaatatactgaaTTCATCTCCTGAATCTCCGAGCTAATCTCAATGTTACACAAATAAAACCCTAACCACACGTTGTAGTTTGCGAGACCCAAGGAAGTTCCTGAAATCCGCATAAGGAGGGCAAGCGCGCGCGTACCTGGTTAAGCACGAAGCTCTTCCCctggcgcgcgcggccgcagACGGAGACGACGCCGACGGGGCCCTTGACGAGCtgcagcgccgccaccgcctcgggGTCCATCACGAACTTCCCCTTCTCGTCGCAGTACACCAGCCGCAGCGGCCGCCCCGGgccacccgcgccgccgttcCCGACGACGGGGGCATCGCCGGCGCTggggctgccgccgccgccgctgccgctgcggaGACCGAGCCGCTGTAGCATCGCGccctccgcccccgccgccgctgctcccggTGGTTTCAAAATGGGGAGAGGGAAAGAGGAATCGAATTGGGGAGTGGTCGCGAGGGTTGGGTTCGAGTCGGTTCCTTCCTCCTGCCGCGCTGGAAGCGACGCGCCGCAGTTGCCTTTCGGTCTTGACGCTTGCGCACTTTGAGCTGGACTTCTTGGTATGGTCGGTGCCGGACTGCCGGTGGGTGCGTTGGTCCAGTTGGTCGGCGCAACGCATGtgagagataaaaaataaaaaagtctaCTTTTGGTCCCTCTACTATTCAAGAGTTCGATTTGACTCCCTCGTCGACCGCAGTGCTGTTACAAATTTTTCTTATGTCATATTTAATGTTTACTTTCTTATAAATGTACCAGACGCAGGTGCTAGCTTCAAAAATCTTTATATGTTAATAACAGCTAACATaaagtcaatttatacaatagttaaacgaaaacatatataacgtcatatcaatatatggtACACCTTTTATATGCACAGAGCATATTAGAgctcatatttttctctcttcttcacatataagtataagacatacatagaaattttaacGCTAAATTCACTCACTTAATCACATACATTGGAGCTACACTTAACTATTAAAACCAGCTCATTTTTTATGAACAGTTGTATCCATCGTAACACCTATATAACTCACTGACTTGGACTGACTCCTAGGCAGTATATGCTCTATCGTGagttttatagttttgtctaaatatatatgatactgataaatataaacacatcTATAAACAAAAAgttgattaataattaaatacataatGCTTTGTATAgcattgcaaagaaaaaatacattatgcTTTATAAGGTGGTTTTAATATTTCGTAATTGGTTTTAAGGGACCAAACAAGTCTCAGGCAATTCTGAGGGACTGAAAATTAGACctgtagcaaaaaaaaggcctaaaagcaaatatttactgtgtTGGGCCGATTTGGTTTAGTGTTGACCTTAGACACTGGGGCCTCTCTGATTGCTTGGCCTGTTTACTCATCATGTCTTCTCttcaagaaagaagagagaaaaccATCGTCGCCTCTGTCAGTATGTATATTGAGATGccctgttcttttttttttagaagaagaagaagaggattaTCTCTTTCAGTTCTATAATTTAGTTAAGCAAAGGgtaatttaacaaaaaatcatCTTAAATGACCAGCAGAAGTGGAGAAAAAGACTGGGCATGTTTGAGTAAAAGTCGTCTGACGTAGACTTTGCTGAATATATGTCCATCGACTCTGAATCTGGACATGTGAATTATTCCCATATAGCCATTATTGGATTACGGGATAAATACAAAAGTGAGCCTGTCTGAATCAAAGACAAGTCCCATCTTTTACCAGATTAGCAAAAGGATGGTTTCTGAAGGCTCATGTGGCCCTGCGAGAATCGCACGCACCGCtggttgtttttcttttcctctttaTGCAACGCCATTTTGCGACAGAATCTTTCAGACGTCGTCCGGTCGCATGGGTGCCCCTCAAAATCACAGGTTTGCAGTGGCCGGCATGCTAATTGCGTCTGGGTTAatcatgccttttttttcagacAAAACACTGAAGGCTGTACTGATAAATATGGTTGCATCATGAGCAGTAGAAGAACTAAAGAAACACTGGCATCGAACTGTTCCAGCACGCTGCACTTAGTACTCactctgtaaaaaaaaacaattcttcggtttctttgtccaacgtttgaccgtccgtcttatttgaaaaattttcaagaaattagaagaaaattagtcacacgtaaagattattcatgatttatcatctaataaaaacaaaaatatcaatcgcaaaaaaattgaataagatgaatagtcaaaaattataggtaaaaagtgaaaaaatggtttattttgggacggagggagtacattttACAGCACTAAGCCGGCAGCAAAAGAAGAGATTTTACAGTAATAATCACAGGGTGCCTGTCCTGGAGATACAGAGGACACTATCATGCAGTCAGCTGGATTTCGCAAAGAGGTTACACTACTGTTAGATTAGTTGCTGCTCCTTATAAGCCGGGAAAGTAAATGGAGTGGTAGGCCAAACACAAAGAAAGTGAGAGCAAAGATGCTACAAGTACCAGACAAAAGGTTGagctgaaaaattaaaaaggccCAAGCTGACATTTCCATAGTGTTCAGCGTACAAGCTACAGGTTCCCTATCTGATTGCCTACCCTGCTAAGTGCTCAACTTGAGCACTTATCTTGCTTCACACTTCACCAACTCAGCTGCAAATTGATCGATTGATCAAAAGTTGAGCCTAGATCGCATTTGCTTCAATTTTCGTCGACAGCTAGCCTAGTATATAGTACTACAGTACTAGTAAGGCCCCGTTCATTGTGGATTTCTGTTGTTCCTGAACTCCTAAAATGTGTGtttcatgtgtgtgtgtgatttttttcacttcacAGCAATTAATTGATTCACTTATACACTCAATTAGACgtaataaaaatcagatatttatttaatcattCAATCTCAACCATCCCAAACACCACATGggatatttgcaaaaaaaattaatttgttaataaaacttttgtctACATATTCTTCGTGATTTATAagcaaatgatgaaaaataaacttcgataaataaaccataaaataATCTCTGCATTTAGGgttgaaagtttaaattttggtttataatcaTAAGTAAAGGGAAAAGGATGGAAAGCCTCCTGGCGTGGGGTCTGGTGCGTACTCAATTGGCCTGGCATGTTGTTGTGTTCCTTGTTACTCTGTTCAGCAGCAGTGTCTTGGATTCAGAACTTTTTTTGGCCCTGTGGAAGCCAAGCTAGCGTTAACAAAGTGAGGCCAAGCAGATACGAGCAAAGATCTTTAGCTAGAAAACGGGAAAGTGATGGCTCCATGAACATGCCCGGTCAGTCAATAAAGCTCCCAAATAAAACCAGCAAGTTTTGAAGCGTTTCATCAGGTGAATCGATCAGAGCAAAGAATTCCATCTCACGGGCCATCAATCAATCACACCCCCATCCTCTTCCAATCGGCGAAGCACAATCACGAGCTGTCCTTTCACCCCCTCTTCCCCCTGACATGCATATGTGTGCATGAAGTGGTCACTCGCCCACTGCCATGATCAGCCTGCCCAAACCGGCCGCCGGCCATTCGCAGGCAATGGTGTGCTCTTTTGCTATGTCACATGGTCCTAAGATTAAAGCAGTACTTTCTGAAGTGGTTATCCTTGGATCCATGTTAAGGGTACTTTCGGTTTAGAGAAATTCTTTTAAAGAACGAAGGAATGATTATACATGTCCGTTTCTAAGAGATTTAGATGGGtggaaacttttatatgtttacTCTTTACAACTTAgagtaaagtttttttttgatttttagtcCAAACCGAATAGCTTCCATATGAATTCATCCATAGAAATTCAATTTTTCCCCTTCAAACCAAATAGGTACTAAATATTCATAAACTAATAATCCATccgtcataaaataaatttgttttcacTCATCTCACTTGTaccaatataaaaacaaaacaatataatatCCCCCGCTCTATCAAATTTCGATATAATTGTTCACCACTCTCTCTGGAATAGTTCAAATGCATTTGTTTTGTACTTCTAAAAATACTGATGCAATTATTACTCAAAGCTAAACacattttagaaaatacaACAAAGtgtaaaaatgattttatttaaaaacggATGTAGCACTAATTTTACATAAACGAGTGATATGTTGCTATTCTCTCATCTATAGTACAGTACCAGTGTACCGATCACAACCAATCAATCAATGAACGCGCGGCCGGaggccccccccccccccccccccagcgGCACGGCTTAGCGTGGTCCTGCCCCTGCTACTGCCGCTGCCAGCCGTTGCGTGACCCTAGTAGGGTCT
Encoded proteins:
- the LOC102720988 gene encoding guanylate-binding protein 3, which produces MLQRLGLRSGSGGGGSPSAGDAPVVGNGGAGGPGRPLRLVYCDEKGKFVMDPEAVAALQLVKGPVGVVSVCGRARQGKSFVLNQLLGRSSGFQVAPTHRPCTKGLWMWSAPLKRTGIDGTEYNLVLLDTEGIDAYDQTGTYSIQIFSLAVLLSSMFIYNQMGGIDEAALDRLSLVTEMTKHIRVRASGGRSTASELGHFAPVFVWLLRDFYLDLTEDNRKITPRDYLELALRPVQGGGRDVSAKNAIRESIRALFPDRECFTLVRPVNNEKDLQRLDQLPLNNFRPEFKSGLDALTKFVFDRTRPKQLGASTMTGPVLAGLTQSFLDAINTGAVPTISSSWQSVEEAECRRAYDSAIDTYNSSFDRRKPAEEDSLREAHEDALKKAVSVFSASAVGAGSARSKFEKLLQTSLKKAFEDYKRNIFLEADLQCSNRIQSMESKIRTACNRPDAKLDDIVRLLDGLLTEYESISYGPGKWKMLATFLHQCLAGPVLDLFRRQIEHIDAERNSLRLKCSSNDDKLALLRKQLEASEGHRAEYLRRYEESINDKQKISKDYSGRIAELQTKSSKLEERCVSLSSSLENAKRESVDWKTKYDHNLLQHKADDSKLKSQIASLESRVNISEGRLSAVREQAESAQEEASEWKRKYEVAVGEAKTALQRAAVAQERTNKKVQEREDALRAELASQLSEKEEEISRLNTKINQTEIHATNLISRLEATESKLKNHESDSLALKEEIRSLTVSLESIRTEALSREKEVKILEQEKNHLQEKYLTECKRFDEADRRCKEAEREAKRATELADVARAEAVASQKDKGEAQRLAMERLALIERMERQVESLDREKNKMLEEIERLDKSEKDAVSKVALLEQRVDEREKEIEEMMQRSNQQRSSTVQVLESLLATEREACAEANRRAEALSLQLQATQSKLDMLQQELTSVRFNETALDSKLKASHARRLRGEGTESVHDMDIDDENTGRRRKRSKSTTSPFKSNHTEDGGSVFVGEDTNNGSQQAQETETEDYTKFTVLKLKQELTKHGFGAQLLQLKNPNKKDIVALYEKHVVGK